The following DNA comes from Mastomys coucha isolate ucsf_1 unplaced genomic scaffold, UCSF_Mcou_1 pScaffold11, whole genome shotgun sequence.
GCTCGGCAGAGAGGAGCCGATCATGCAGCTCGGGGCCTACCAGACCCTTCCGCACAGCCTCATCCACAGTCAACCGCTCACTCTTCACTGGGTCCAGCAGGAAGCCTGTGGCTGCCTGTGCTTCCAGCAACAAGCGGGCCACCTCGGCACTCAGCAACCCCTTCTTAAGGGCCTGGTAGATGGTTAGCGTCTGCCTGGAGCCTGGCAGGTAGACACCAGCCACCGCTCCTGTGCCATACAGGTAGCGCCAGGCAGATTCCATCTCCAGAACCTCACGGAGGTTCTTGGTGCCTTCCCGGAAGAGGTTGTAGGTCTCAAGGGAGATGATCCGGGCCTCATACAGGTCTTCAGCGGTGAGGCGGCGGCGCACATAGTCATAGGAGGCGAGGTTCTGCTGGCGGATGATCTCTGTCTTCTCGATGATTTCGATGATAATGATGATCATACGCTCCTTGGTTACTTTCCCAGCCTGAAAGTCAGCCATGAGCCGGGCACGCTGATCCTCCGGGATCATGTCTGACTGCATCACCTCCCATAGAGACATGGAGGAGCCACCGCGGCTGCCACCACCCGGGATGTCAATCTGCGTCTCCTCAAACGCCCTCCGAGTCTCCTCCTCAGTATACACCTGTGTGGTTTCTACCACCTCTGTCTTCTCTGCCCCTTTGAGTGGCAGGAGGCGCAGCCCTGTCTCCGGGTCCTCCACACAGCGCTCCAGCAGCTGCAGGTAGGTGAGGTTCTCATGGGTGTTGGGGTCGAAGAAGCCCTTGGTGTCATCGCTTGGATCTGCCAGCACACGGTTCATCTCCTCATCAAAGTAGCCACGCTGGTAGGCCACATCCACGGGCAGGCGGTGGCTGTGCACAGGGTCAATGATGCCCCCTGTGGCGATCTGGGCCTCCAGCAGGCGGATGGCATGGTCCCTGAGGACCAGGCCCTTCTTCATGGCCTGGAACAGCGAGATGGTGTTGCCTGAGTAAGGATCCTTATAGCCAGTGACCGCCTTTTCAGCTGACAGCAGCTTCTCATGCAGCTCTGGGCCCACTACTCCCGCCTTGACAGCCTCGTGGACATACAGACGTTGGTTCCGCACAGGGTCCACTAGGAAACCAGTGGCTGCCTGGGCCTCCAGCAGGAGTGTGGCTGTGCTGGGTCTAAGGAGGCCCCGACGCATGGCCTCATAGATGGTTACTTTCTCCTTTGAGTCCTCCAGATAGATGCCAGCCAGGCAGCCGCTGCCTTGCAGGAGCGTCCGCACAGAGCCCACCTCTGACAGATCTTTGACTGATGTCTTGCCGTCCTTGAGCTGGTCAAATTGAGCTCTGCTAAGGATCTTGGCAGCCAGGAGCTCACTGGCCGGCACAGGGGCACGGAGGCCACTAAAGGACAGTCTCTCCTGCCGCTGAGTCTCCACCTCCTCCACAATGGTGATAAGAATCTTGATGACCTTCTCTACGGTGACCTTGCCTGTGCGGAACTGCCGTAGCAGCTCCTGACGCTGCTCCTCAGTAAAGTACTCAGAGCTGATGAGCTCCCACACTGTCATTGCCCTGCCCTTAAAGCTGCCCACAGGAACCTCAACCTTGGCCTGCTCCAATGTCTCACGGGCCTGGAGCTCAGAGTAGACCTCCTCCTGCCGGGCCCGGACAGCCTTCTCTGAGAGTGGCAGTAGGCTCAACCCGGTCAGCTGGTCAGACCGGCACCGCTGTTGGAGCTGGCTGTAGGTGACTGGCTCCCGGGTGCTGGGGTCATGGTAGACTCTGGCATCATCTCTGGGTGACGTCAGGGCCCTGTTAGTCTCTTTGTCCAGGTAGCCCCGGGCATAGGCAACATCCAGGGGCACACGGTGGCTTTTGCTGGGGTCTACAATGCCACCAGTGGATAACTGGGCATCCAGCAGGCGCAGGCCCTGTTCTCGGGGGATGAGACCCTTCTTCAGGGCCTGGAATAGTGAGACACTCTGTCCTGTGTAGGGATCCCTATAGCCTGTCACAGCCTTCTCAGCTGACAAGAGCTTCTCATGCAGCTCAGGACCCACCAGGCCAGCACGCACTGCCTCGTCCACAGTCAGCCTGGCGCTAGTGGCAGGGTCGATGATGTGCCCAGTGCCAGCCTGggcctccagcaaggccacagccACCTCTGGCTGCAGCAAATCTTTCTTCAGGGCCTCATAGATGCTCAACTTCTGCCCTGCTTCTTCCAGCCACACACCAGCAATGACGCTGGTACCCCGCAGAGCCTGCCTCACGCTGTCTGCCTCGGCCACTTCCCGCACAGAACGTTCACCCCGCTGTAGCTGCTGGTAGAGTTCATGGCTGATGACCCCACTGTCCAGCAGCTCTGTGGCAGGCACAAGGGCACGGAGGCCCTCAAAGCAGAGCTGGGACTTCCGCTCATGTTCCTCTACCACTGTGATGACAATCTTGATGATCTTCTCCACCGTGATGCGGCCCGTGCGGAACTGCCGAAGCAGGTCTCGTCGCTGCTCCGCTGTGAAGTACTCTGAGTTGATGATCTCCCAGATGGTCACGGTCTTGCCCTGGAATTTGCCAAATGGTGCAGACACAGTGGCCTTCTCAAAGACGTCACGGGCCTCTGTGTCGGTGTACACCAGCTCGCCACCTTTGGCAGCCTTATCTGTGAGTGGTAGGAGGCGCAGCCCCGTCTCCGGGTCCTCCACACAGCGCTCCAGCAGCTGCAGGTACGTGAGGTTCTCATGTGTGTTGGGGTCGAAGAAGCCCTTGGTGTCATCACTTGGGTCAGACAGGATGCGGTTCATCTCTTCATCAAAGTAGCCACGTTGGTAGGCCACATCCACAGGGACACGGTGGCTGTGGACAGGGTCGATGATGCCTCCCGTGGCGATCTGGGCCTCCAGCAGGCGGATGCCATGGTCCCTGACAATAAGGTCCTTTTTCATGGCCTGGAAGAGTGAGATCTGTTCCCCTGTGTAGGGGTCCTTGTAGCCAGTGACAGCACGCTCAGCTGACAGCAGTTTGTGGTGCAGCTCAGGACCCACGACACCCTCCTTCACAGCCTCATTGACAGTCAGCCGCCGGTTCCGCACAGGGTCCAGCAGGAAGCCCGAGGCTGCCTGGGCCTCAAGCAAGATAAGAGCTGTTCCAGGGCTGAGCAGCTGCCGCTGTAGGGCCGTGTAGACACTCAGTTTCTCGTTGGTGGGCTTCAGGAGCAATCCTGCAATGCTGCTTCGGCCCTTCAAGTATCGGTACACATCTTCCCGCTGCGTGAGCTCAGCCACCGTGGTGTGACCCTGTGCCAAACGCTGCAGTTCCTCCTTGCTCAGGATGCCTGCTTCCTGCAGCTGCTGAGCTGGCACCTTCTGACGTAAGCCCTCAAAGCTGTACTCGGGCTCGGCCTCCACGGACGGGCCGTCAAGTGCATCGCGGCCATTGGGCAGCGCCTTTGTGGCGGCAGCCTGGGTGGAGGCAATCTCCTCAGAGTGGGCCAATGCAGCGCGGTGCTCTTCCTCCAGGCGCTGCAGCCGCTCCCGCAGCCTCTGGTTCTCCTCTGCCAGCAGCTTCtcctgctgctgccgctgctgctccAGACGCTGTAGTTCCTCCTGCTTGCGCCTCacgccctcctctgcctctcgcTGCCGCCTCCTGGCCTCTTCCATGGTggccatcagctcctgcttttcCTGCTCCATCTGCTGCTGCTGTCGCTGCTGCTCCTCGCGCAGCTGCTTTGCCTTAGCCACCTCGTCCTGGAAAAGCTGCTCCAGCTTGGCCTTCTCCTGCTCGATGAAGCGTTCCCGTTGCAGCAGGCTATCCTTCTCAGAGAGAAAGCTCTTCTGCAGGGCCTGTGTCTCCTGCAGTATCTGCTCCTGCTGCACAGTCTGCATCTGTTAGGGATGGAAAAGGGGGGTCACAGCAGCTCTCAGGGAGGACGGAGACCAGCATGACTTACCACTACCCAGGGGTAGACTAGACCCTCCCTGCCACCCAGGCCACCCTTCTGCCTGTGAGGAGGGAGGGCGGTACCTCCTCAGACTTGAGCTGCAGTAACTTCGCCTCCTGTTTGAGCTTCTCCTTCTCCCGCTCCAGCTCAGCAATGGCCTCCCTCAGACGCTCGGCATCGTGGTCACTCTGCTGTCGCTGGATCTCGAGCGTCTGTACCAACGTCACCTTCTCCTGTGTAGCAAGTTCAGTGCGGTGCAGCTTTTCACCGATCTCTTCAGCCTGCTTCCGGAAGCGCTGGGCATCCTCCTCGGCTCGGGCCTGAGCCCGACTCATCTCAGCCATGCGCAGCTTGAGGCGCTCAGCCTCCGCACTCATTTCCAGTTGCCGCTGCCGCTCAGCCTCCAGGGTCCGCTGGAAACCCTGTGTCTCCTCtaccaactgctgagccatttgctCCTTGTCTTCCTGCAGCCGCCGGGCCTGTTCCTGGGCAAGCTCcttctgctgctgcagcagcTCCGCCTCAGCCTTGAGCCTCGTGGCTTCCTGCACTGCTTGCATCTTTTCCTTCAGCATCTTCTCTGCCAGGGCCCGCTGCTGCGCCAGGTCCTCCTCAGCTAGCTGCCGCAGCCTTGCCGCCTCTTGGGCGGCCACGCTCAACCGTGCAGCTTCTTCGGCTACCTGCTTCATCTTCTCGgcctcctcctccaggaagcGCTGTGTGTTGTCCTTGTCACGGAGGATGAGTGCCCGGTTTTCAGCTTCAATGCGAGCCTTGAGCTTGCCCAGCTCCTCCATCTGCACACGGACAGAGAAGAGCTCCTCCTCTACCTGGCTACGCTGCCGGGCTGCCTCTGTTACCTCAGCCTTCAGCCGCTGCAGCTCCTCGTCCAGGATGCTCTTCTGGTGGTCAGTCTCCTCTAGCTGCAGCCTCAGTGTGGTCAGCTCCTGCTCTACCTGGGCCTTCTGCCGTAGTGTCTGCTCTGCAAACTTCTTATGCTTCTCCATCTCTGCGTCGGCTGCCTGTTTCTGTTTCAATGCTGCCTGCTCTGCCTGTGCCCTTCGTGCTGCCTCCTGCTCAGCTTCCTTGCGCAGCTTCTCTGCAGCCGCCTGCGCCTGTGCCTGGGCCTGAGCCTGCTCCTCTGCTGACTGTTTTAGCCGCTCAGCCTCTTCCACTTGTTTCCGAGACTGCGCTGCCTCGCGCTCTGCCTGCTCCCgggcctcctctgcctcctcggCAGCTCGCcttgctgcctctgcctcgctCCGCAGCCGCTCCAGCATGTTCTGCTCTTGCTGGAGCGTCTGCTGCAGCTCCTCCTCTCGCTGCTGCACCACAAAGGCGTGCGCCTTCTCCTCCGCCTGCAGCCGTTTCTGGGCGGCCTCCTGCGCCAGCTGCAGCTGCCTGGCCGACTCCTGCTCAGCTCGCTCTCGCAGGCGCCGCGCCTCTTCAACCTTGGCCTTGAGCCGCTCGACCTCCTCCAGTGCAACCTTGCGCTGCCGGGCGGCTTCCTCCTCCGCTGCGAGGCTCCTCTGCACACGCTCCTCGGCCTCACGGCGCCTCTGCTCCTCCTCCGCTGCCAACTGCCGCTGCCGGGCTGCCTCCAGTTCCGCCTGCTCCTTGCTGCGCATCGTGTCCTCCGCATTGCTGCGAATGCGCcctagctccagctccagctcggCCTTGCCAGCAGCGGCTTTCTCAAAGCTAGCCTTCAGCGCCATGATCTCCTCTTCCACCTGTCGCCTCTGTCGCAGGGTGTCCTCCACCAGGCCCTTCTGTCGCTCCAGCTCGCTCTCTGACGCCTTGCGCAGCTGGGCCAGGCGCTCCTCGATGTCAGCCTTGTGCAGTGCCGCCTGCTCCTCCAGGCGCCGCCGCTGGAAGGCCTCATCTTCAGCCAGGCGCCTCAGGCGCTCATTCTCGGCCTCCTTCTCTTTGAGGGcaatctctgcctctgtcttgagCCTTGTGGCCTCGCTGATGGCAGCCAGCTTCTCCGTGAGCACTCGCTCTGCCTCGGCCCGCTGGCGGGCAGCATCCTCCTCGGccaactgcctctgtctcttggccTCCTCCGCCAGCGCACGCAGCCGAGCAGCCTCCTCGGCCAGCTCCCGAAAGCGCCCTGCCTCAGCCTCGAGCCTCTGCTTAGACTTTTCGCTGGTGGAGCGAGACTCTTCTTCGGCTCGTGCCTTGCTGGCCAGCAGTACCTCCATCTCTGCCCGGACCTTGGCCAGCTCAGCCTCCAGTTCCTGGCGCTTCTGCGTGGCTGCAGTCGCCTCATGCTGTAGCCGGGCCAACTCTTCCTCTAGCAGCTGCCGCTGCTGCTCCCCTTGCTCCGTCTCGGCCCGCAAGCGGATCAGCTCCTGCTCCGCAGCCAGGCGCTGCTGTGCAGTGCCCTCCGCCAGCTGCCGCTGCTTCTCCAGCTCCTGCTCTGCCAGCTCTCGCTGCCGCACagcctgctcctctgccttgcccCGCCGCCGCGCTTCTcgctctgcctcttccttctgcttctccgCGTCTGCCTGTGCCAGGCTcttctgctgagccacctcttctgCCTGCAGCCGCAGCCGCAGCGCCTCATTGGCCTTCAGCTGCCAGCGCTCCAGCTCCCGCTCAGCTTCCTCCCGGGCTCGCTCAGCCTCGGCTTGCTGCTGTGCCCGTCGCTCGGCCTCCTCCCGCAGCTGGGTCACTGTCACATGCTCCTCCTGCAGAGTGCGCTCCAACTGTGCAGTCTTCTCGGCAAAGGATGCCCGCTTGCTCTGCAGCTCCACTTCTGCACTGCGCTGTGCTGTCTCCAGGGCCACCTGCACTTGGCGTGCCCGCTCTGCCTCAGCTTGGCGCAGCCGCCGCTCGGCCTCCTCTGCCTGCAGCCTCAGTTCATCCAGGGCCTGCAGGGCCCGCTGCTTCTCTCGCGCTGCCTCGGCTTCAGCCTTCACACGCAGGgccagctctgcctctgcctgccgtTTGCGCTGGCTCTCATCTTGCACCTGCCTTCGCAAGCGTTCAGCTTCCTCCTGAGCCTGCCGCTTCtgtgcttctgcctcctctgcccgTGCGCGCAGAGCCTGTAGCTCGCCCTCTGCCCCTCCACGCTGACGCTCAGTTGTCTCCAGCTGCAGCCGTACTACGCGAATCTCTTCCTCAATGCGCAGCCGGCTGCGTTCTGCAGCCTCCACCTGCTGGGCCTTGGCCTGGATCTCTGCCTCTGAGCTCTGCCGCAGATGCTGCAGCTCCTCTTGGATGCTGCGCTTCTGCTGCTGTGCATCCACCGCTGCCTCCTCGCGCCGTGCCACCTCCTCCTGCATGCGCCGCTGCAGTTCTTGTGCTTCCAGCTCTGCCTGTGCCTTAGCCTGGGCGTGTGCCTCAGCTAGCTGCCGCTGCTTCTCCAGTGCAGCCTCCACCTCGGCCAGTCGCTCCCGCTCCTCTGCCCGCTGTTGCTCAGCCAGCCGCTGTGGCGGcagcagagaggggaagagaaccAGAGTCAGTGTGAGCATACGGAGGGTGCCAGGTGCTCACAACGACACGGAAGGTACCACCACAGTTCACTTGGACAATGCGATTTGGGGGATCAGGGAGAACAGAGATTCCAACCCAGCCAAAGAGACAGCGTGCACCCGCCCAGGACATTCGAGCAGCGAGCATAGCAGCCCCACCATGCTCACCAGCCTGGGGAAGGAGGCCCAGGCGTCCTCCCCTCTTCCCGCAGAGAGACGACGGAGACAGacggacagggagagagagaaagagcaaagcAGGAGGCTCGCCATAACACCACAGTCCTGCCTGAAATCTCCCATCCTAGCAGGCCTTGTTCCCacaaggtccctccctctcccctcatgGGGAGGTGGGCCATTCCCAAAGCCCAGTGGGGAGGGGGCAAGGTGAGGCAGCCAAAGTAGGAACAGCCGTGCAGACCAGAACCAGCTCAGGAGGCTTCTTAAGCTGGCATATGGGCAAAGAGGCGGTAGAGCTGTGGGCAGGCCAGCAGTTCCCGGGAGGTAGGGAACTAGACAGACGGCACTACGCCTGGCCAAGTTACTCTGAGATACCCCTCTCCAAACCCTAGAACCTCATACACCAACTCGTCCTAGGACAAGCGACCCAGTCACACCAACACAGAATCCCCAGGAAAAAGCACACATCAGAGCCAGAAGGATGCACGCCAATGAGAAGACTCGCCAATGAGAAAGGGCACACTAGCCAccaggcagagagcagagccGTGCCAGGCCAAGGGCAGGCAGCCTGGGCAGCCATGCTGGTGTGGGATACTGGACAGCACCAGGCATGGGGCATGGAATGAACTGTATCAAGTGGTCTTAGACAGGTTCCTATGGGCTGCATTTGAAATCAGGAAAGAGGGCTTCCCCCACCTCAACCCCTACCTCATCCCTACCCCCATCCACATGGCCTGGGGcatacctcttcctcttccatgcGGCGCAGTGTCTCACTGATGAACTTGATGTACTGACTCGTGAGTGTG
Coding sequences within:
- the Plec gene encoding plectin isoform X3; the encoded protein is MSGEDSEVRPVAVAEGSSNGSSGSPSPGDTLPWNLGKTQRSRRSGGGSVGNGSVLDPAERAVIRIADERDRVQKKTFTKWVNKHLIKHWRAEAQRHISDLYEDLRDGHNLISLLEVLSGDSLPREKGRMRFHKLQNVQIALDYLRHRQVKLVNIRNDDIADGNPKLTLGLIWTIILHFQISDIQVSGQSEDMTAKEKLLLWSQRMVEGYQGLRCDNFTTSWRDGRLFNAIIHRHKPMLIDMNKVYRQTNLENLDQAFSVAERDLGVTRLLDPEDVDVPQPDEKSIITYVSSLYDAMPRVPGAQDGVRANELQLRWQEYRELVLLLLQWIRHHTAAFEERKFPSSFEEIEILWCQFLKFKETELPAKEADKNRSKVIYQSLEGAVQAGQLKIPPGYHPLDVEKEWGKLHVAILEREKQLRSEFERLECLQRIVSKLQMEAGLCEEQLNQADALLQSDIRLLASGKVAQRAGEVERDLDKADGMIRLLFNDVQTLKDGRHPQGEQMYRRVYRLHERLVAIRTEYNLRLKAGVGAPVTQVTLQSTQRRPELEDSTLRYLQDLLAWVEENQRRIDSAEWGVDLPSVEAQLGSHRGMHQSIEEFRAKIERARNDENQLSPATRGAYRDCLGRLDLQYAKLLNSSKARLRSLESLHGFVAAATKELMWLNEKEEEEVGFDWSDRNTNMAAKKESYSALMRELEMKEKKIKEIQNTGDRLLREDHPARPTVESFQAALQTQWSWMLQLCCCIEAHLKENTAYFQFFSDVREAEEQLQKLQETLRRKYSCDRSITVTRLEDLLQDAQDEKEQLNEYKGHLSGLAKRAKAIVQLKPRNPAHPVRGHVPLLAVCDYKQVEVTVHKGDQCQLVGPAQPSHWKVLSGPSSEAAVPSVCFLVPPPNQEAQEAVARLEAQHQALVTLWHQLHVDMKSLLAWQSLSRDIQLIRSWSLVTFRTLKPEEQRQALRNLELHYQAFLRDSQDAGGFGPEDRLVAEREYGSCSRHYQQLLQSLEQGEQEESRCQRCISELKDIRLQLEACETRTVHRLRLPLDKDPGRECAQRIAEQQKAQAEVEGLGKGVARLSAEAEKVLASPEPSPAAPTLRSELELTLGKLEQVRSLSAIYLEKLKTISLVIRSTQGAEEVLKAHEEQLKEAQAVPATLQELEATKASLKKLRAQAEAQQPVFNTLKDELRGAQEVGERLQQRHGERDVEVERWRERVTQLLERWQAVLAQTDVRQRELEQLGRQLRYYRESADPLSSWLQDAKRRQEQIQAVPIANSQAAREQLRQEKALLEEIERHGEKVEECQKFAKQYINAIKDYELQLITYKAQLEPVASPAKKPKVQSGSESVIQEYVDLRTRYSELTTLTSQYIKFISETLRRMEEEERLAEQQRAEERERLAEVEAALEKQRQLAEAHAQAKAQAELEAQELQRRMQEEVARREEAAVDAQQQKRSIQEELQHLRQSSEAEIQAKAQQVEAAERSRLRIEEEIRVVRLQLETTERQRGGAEGELQALRARAEEAEAQKRQAQEEAERLRRQVQDESQRKRQAEAELALRVKAEAEAAREKQRALQALDELRLQAEEAERRLRQAEAERARQVQVALETAQRSAEVELQSKRASFAEKTAQLERTLQEEHVTVTQLREEAERRAQQQAEAERAREEAERELERWQLKANEALRLRLQAEEVAQQKSLAQADAEKQKEEAEREARRRGKAEEQAVRQRELAEQELEKQRQLAEGTAQQRLAAEQELIRLRAETEQGEQQRQLLEEELARLQHEATAATQKRQELEAELAKVRAEMEVLLASKARAEEESRSTSEKSKQRLEAEAGRFRELAEEAARLRALAEEAKRQRQLAEEDAARQRAEAERVLTEKLAAISEATRLKTEAEIALKEKEAENERLRRLAEDEAFQRRRLEEQAALHKADIEERLAQLRKASESELERQKGLVEDTLRQRRQVEEEIMALKASFEKAAAGKAELELELGRIRSNAEDTMRSKEQAELEAARQRQLAAEEEQRRREAEERVQRSLAAEEEAARQRKVALEEVERLKAKVEEARRLRERAEQESARQLQLAQEAAQKRLQAEEKAHAFVVQQREEELQQTLQQEQNMLERLRSEAEAARRAAEEAEEAREQAEREAAQSRKQVEEAERLKQSAEEQAQAQAQAQAAAEKLRKEAEQEAARRAQAEQAALKQKQAADAEMEKHKKFAEQTLRQKAQVEQELTTLRLQLEETDHQKSILDEELQRLKAEVTEAARQRSQVEEELFSVRVQMEELGKLKARIEAENRALILRDKDNTQRFLEEEAEKMKQVAEEAARLSVAAQEAARLRQLAEEDLAQQRALAEKMLKEKMQAVQEATRLKAEAELLQQQKELAQEQARRLQEDKEQMAQQLVEETQGFQRTLEAERQRQLEMSAEAERLKLRMAEMSRAQARAEEDAQRFRKQAEEIGEKLHRTELATQEKVTLVQTLEIQRQQSDHDAERLREAIAELEREKEKLKQEAKLLQLKSEEMQTVQQEQILQETQALQKSFLSEKDSLLQRERFIEQEKAKLEQLFQDEVAKAKQLREEQQRQQQQMEQEKQELMATMEEARRRQREAEEGVRRKQEELQRLEQQRQQQEKLLAEENQRLRERLQRLEEEHRAALAHSEEIASTQAAATKALPNGRDALDGPSVEAEPEYSFEGLRQKVPAQQLQEAGILSKEELQRLAQGHTTVAELTQREDVYRYLKGRSSIAGLLLKPTNEKLSVYTALQRQLLSPGTALILLEAQAASGFLLDPVRNRRLTVNEAVKEGVVGPELHHKLLSAERAVTGYKDPYTGEQISLFQAMKKDLIVRDHGIRLLEAQIATGGIIDPVHSHRVPVDVAYQRGYFDEEMNRILSDPSDDTKGFFDPNTHENLTYLQLLERCVEDPETGLRLLPLTDKAAKGGELVYTDTEARDVFEKATVSAPFGKFQGKTVTIWEIINSEYFTAEQRRDLLRQFRTGRITVEKIIKIVITVVEEHERKSQLCFEGLRALVPATELLDSGVISHELYQQLQRGERSVREVAEADSVRQALRGTSVIAGVWLEEAGQKLSIYEALKKDLLQPEVAVALLEAQAGTGHIIDPATSARLTVDEAVRAGLVGPELHEKLLSAEKAVTGYRDPYTGQSVSLFQALKKGLIPREQGLRLLDAQLSTGGIVDPSKSHRVPLDVAYARGYLDKETNRALTSPRDDARVYHDPSTREPVTYSQLQQRCRSDQLTGLSLLPLSEKAVRARQEEVYSELQARETLEQAKVEVPVGSFKGRAMTVWELISSEYFTEEQRQELLRQFRTGKVTVEKVIKILITIVEEVETQRQERLSFSGLRAPVPASELLAAKILSRAQFDQLKDGKTSVKDLSEVGSVRTLLQGSGCLAGIYLEDSKEKVTIYEAMRRGLLRPSTATLLLEAQAATGFLVDPVRNQRLYVHEAVKAGVVGPELHEKLLSAEKAVTGYKDPYSGNTISLFQAMKKGLVLRDHAIRLLEAQIATGGIIDPVHSHRLPVDVAYQRGYFDEEMNRVLADPSDDTKGFFDPNTHENLTYLQLLERCVEDPETGLRLLPLKGAEKTEVVETTQVYTEEETRRAFEETQIDIPGGGSRGGSSMSLWEVMQSDMIPEDQRARLMADFQAGKVTKERMIIIIIEIIEKTEIIRQQNLASYDYVRRRLTAEDLYEARIISLETYNLFREGTKNLREVLEMESAWRYLYGTGAVAGVYLPGSRQTLTIYQALKKGLLSAEVARLLLEAQAATGFLLDPVKSERLTVDEAVRKGLVGPELHDRLLSAERAVTGYRDPYTEQTISLFQAMKKELIPAEEALRLLDAQLATGGIVDPRLGFHLPLEVAYQRGYLNKDTHDQLSEPSEVRSYVDPSTDERLSYTQLLKRCRRDDNSGQMLLPVSDARRLTFRGLRKQITVEELVRSQVMDEATALQLQEGLTSIEEVTKNLQKFLEGTSCIAGVFVDATKERLSVYQAMKKGIIRPGTAFELLEAQAATGYVIDPIKGLKLTVEEAVRMGIVGPEFKDKLLSAERAVTGYKDPYSGKLISLFQAMKKGLILKDHGIRLLEAQIATGGIIDPEESHRLPVEVAYKRGLFDEEMNEILTDPSDDTKGFFDPNTEENLTYLQLMERCITDPQTGLCLLPLKEKKRERKTSSKSSVRKRRVVIVDPETGKEMSVYEAYRKGLIDHQTYLELSEQECEWEEITISSSDGVVKSMIIDRRSGRQYDIDDAITKNLIDRSALDQYRAGTLSITEFADMLSGNASGFRSRSSSVGSSSSYPISSAVPRTQLASWSDPTEETGPVAGILDTETLEKVSITEAMHRNLVDNITGQRLLEAQACTGGIIDPSTGERFPVTEAVNKGLVDKIMVDRINLAQKAFCGFEDPRTKTKMSAAQALKKGWLYYEAGQRFLEVQYLTGGLIEPDTPGRVSLDEALQRGTVDARTAQKLRDVSAYSKYLTCPKTKLKISYKDALDRSMVEEGTGLRLLEAAAQSSKGYYSPYSVSGSGSTAGSRTGSRTGSRAGSRRGSFDATGSGFSMTFSSSSYSSSGYGRRYASGPSASLGGPESAVA